The Equus przewalskii isolate Varuska chromosome 4, EquPr2, whole genome shotgun sequence region gctatgaaggaaataaacgttgcagagagaagggaaaagaacgCATAACTAGGGGAGGCTGTTAAGAGTATAGTCAGGATGAGTGTAGTCTAAGAGATGACATTTGAGGGGGTActtggaaaatgagaaagagcCAGCCAGGTAAAGAGCTTAAGGAGGAACATTTCAGACAGATGATGTACCAACTGCAAAATCTAAGGTGGAAAAGGGCTTCACAGGTTGAACCAGAAAAGAAGCCATTGTGGTTGATGCGTTGTGAGAGGAGGAGAGTGGTGTGGGAGGAGGCAGACAGCAGCAGGCACGCACATACAGGGCCTTATAAGCCAATGGAGTAGTGTGAGCTTGATCCTAAAAGTAGTGGGAGGCcagtgaaggattttaagcagggcaGTGAAATACACCTTAGAGGAAGTTGTATGTGTGCCTTTGCTTAAACATATTACTATGCTAATTTCAAGTGAGTGTGTATTATTTTTACAGATTGTAATATAcaataattttgtatataattgTGTTTGATTTCTCCCCTCAGTGTTTTATACCGCATGGTATTTcgttgtattatttttcattaaaatattttgaagtcagtaGTAAACTTTCTATTCCTATGACCAGCACTGTACCTCACTGTACCAGATTGCCTAAATATCCACAAGGGCAGAAATCTGTAGAATTAGTTCAATAGAATAAACTGACGATTTATTTCAGTAGCTGTTTTAGTGAAAtttgactgaaagaaaaaatttatcctattaaaataatttcctctagAATCCTGATACTCAtagtcattaaacatttatttgtgttCCTCAGCCAGATGTCACTGTCATAAGGCCATATTAGATTACAATACCTAATAAAGTTGATTTATGTATACTCTGATAAAAGTTGTGCTTTTAGTTAATGCTTGAATGATTTTAGCAGTCTCTTACAGTGCTCAATCCCCTtgaacttccttcttttttatatccTAGCCTATTCCTGAGATGATTATATTTCAGGCCCGCATTTTAGCTATaaatttgagaattctttatctGATACTCTAATTAAGGAAATATATTATGTGAGTTTGACCTTTTGATTTGTCTCCTATCCTTATTGTCTTTTGGAAAGATGATTAGATGTAGTTTATGTGCTCAGGCCTCAAGTATCTGACTCAGCCTAAAGATGGATCAAATTTTCATCTAGTTTAAATATAATTCAGAGATGTGAAGAATCATTTTCATGACTTGTCATCAGAGAAATAATTTGCCATCctggttcttttttcttcctccagtttattcTCCTTATTCACTATTACCAGATCTTTTCacagatagaaatttatttcttattgctGTGAATTTCAACTTAGAACCTGATAGACTGAGTGCTCATTCTGAAAGGGCAAGCTAGAcatctaaattttagaatttgacAGGCTTGGAAGCCATAAAATCATGTaggaacttttaaaaagctatatttaGTTCAGTTTGGGTCTATTAgtggcacattttaaaatttgaatatgggAAAACTAGGAGAGtcaaaagggaaagaataaaggaTTACAACTATGCAAAAATGTGAAAGGAtgaggattttttgtttgtttcatgcaGAGGGGTCAGGtatgacttaatttttttttttttccccgaggaagattagccctgagctaacatctgccagtcctcctcttttttctgaggaagactggccctgagctaacatccgtgcccctcttcctctgctttatatgtgggacgcctgccacagtgtggcttgccatgcggtgccatgtccgcacccaggatctgaaccagtgaactcccaGACGccaaacgtgtgcacttaactgctgtgccaccaggccggccccttaaatatttttatgatcatGAATTTGTTAACAAATAATGTTTACAGAATTTCTTTTGTGTCTAAGGAGGTCAGAAAAAAGATAATAGATTTAAACTTAAAGCAATTATGATTTGGGGTTGTGGGATAATAAAAAAACTTGTGGCTGGCATTTACTGACATTAATTGGGGAACAAATCAATTAGACTCTGTGGTCAGCCTTGTCTTAGGAATTGATGGTTAATGGAAAATCTCAATTGGATCAGTACCCTCTTTACTACTATAAATCACTTGTAATGAGTAGGTTGTTTGTGGAGGGGTGGGGTAATTTAGGTTTTTGCTTTGCGTGATACCTGTGGGGCCATTGTGGTGATCAGCTAGAATAAGTGCTTTACCTATTCAAAATcaagtgggtagaggaaatgcaCTCGATAGGTTTCGGTCAAGGTCAATTCAGTTCTTGCTATGGCTGTTTAATACTGTTTAAGTATCCTTCGCTTCATAGCTTAAGTTAAATCTTGTGGTCAACTTACTTTCCAGCTTCTAATTTGACTTAGTAAAGCAGTAGTGAATCTAAGAAAAACAATTCTCATTGCCTAATAATTGCTTACAATATTGATCAGTTCATAATCCTTTTTACATACCAGAAAGTGGAAATGATTGGAAGTTCTGTTACAAAGCTTCCCACCACAATGTGATTAAGACTTTTCtgtctttgtgtattttaattatgTGTTTGGGTTTTAGAGTTATTAATTCTTTGGGACCCATTGCTTTTTCCGAGCTATCTAGCATTGGAAACTCCATCATTATTTTCTGTGCTCTCATGTGTGATAAACCTTATCAATACTATCTTTACTGCAGTGAAGCAATTCTGAAATGCAGGGGTGGAGTGAATTAGGGGAAGGTGTCTGGTGTCTTCATCTCACCCCTAACCCCCCCCAACAGAGATTCTAACACTCTTCCTGTCTATATTATATGTACCTAAAACAGGCCTCACcatactttgctttctttttctctgaaaatgctGTTTGTCTTCCTGattctatgtttttaaattattactccTTCTTTCCGTCTATTTGAAGACAATCCATTCTTCACCCTTTAACTCAATCATGCCTCCTTTGTGTCTGCCACAGCCCAGtgttatactttttctttctgtgccacTTCTGACCCTTTTCAGCTGTTGCTCATGTGTTACATCTAGGGTATATATTGTTTTAAAGCTTCGTTATGTTAAACATCTTATATAAAtcttgatttttcagttaaaTTCTAATTCCTATGAAGGTGAggattctctctcattctttgtgTATCTTCCATTTAACCCAGCCCCAAGCACATAATAGGAACTCAATATTTATTAGTAATATAATTGTAGATAAGAAAGGTGATGTGGAGGATTTTCATTGCATTAAATTGTCTTGGAAGTTAAAAAGGAgtattttttctgatttcccttgaGATTAAATTTTGACAATGTAAGAGATTCTTGAATAACTGAGGTCTGTGTTCACACTTTATTATTGGAAGGGAGGTTCCATTAAAGGATGCTCAATTACCTGCAGGTTCTTTGAATAGGAGCCAGTGTCCACAATGTGTAACCTTATAggattttaaatttgtaattacaCCTTCTGCCAAGCTTTGACAAATAACTTGTGTGTGAAGATGGAGGGAAAATTGGGCTTTAACTTATTGAAAAATCACAAACAAACACCCCAGTGGTTGctgttaatatacaaaatacaaatcATAAgacaatattcctttttttttaatttaaattatatttctctgAGTTAAAAACAATTACAGAAGTTCATAGGGCAATGTTAGGTACAAATGATAAGCACAATTTATTACAAATATATCAGTGTTAAATCTCATTTCTGTAATTTCACTTATGAAATAGAGACAGTAATAACCTGTCTCAAAAGATCAGAGTGAGGGCTAGAAAAGATAGACGATCTAAGGCACCAAGTACATTACCTGGCATCTAACACACACAAATTGGCTTTGGCtacttttctccccttctcctttaTTTTAGATACACATTATTTAATTGaaagtcttatttaatttttttacccTCATGCTGTATGGtaaacattttgatatttgtaaGAAAGTTACTCTTAATTATAACAGTGATCCACTGGGAAACCAGAGTTTGAAAAGAGCTGCTGTGGATAATATAAcatgaatatttttcaaagatttcgtgttttttggttttacttCAAAGtagcaaattagaaaaagtatTGAACAAATCTTTAATATTAACCTTAGAAAATACATTAAGACTCATTGCTAGTTTGAGGTGTCCTGTAATTTTCTGAAAGCAGTCAAAAGATGTCTAGGTGAATGACAAAAAATTTTTTGCCATCTTTACAAGGGCAGTAGTGttacaataaaacattttaactaGGCTCTTTAGGGAATGGAGTTTTCTGGCTAAAAACCCCTTTTGTTTCAACTGTTTACATAAATGTTTACAAGTATAATGGTCCACTTTCCTGCCTTAGAGAAATGTATGTATAGACTATAGTAGCCTCTTTGTTTGTGGACTGAAGATCTTTCACTCCTCATTCTAAATAACACTTATTACGGTATGGCAGTGTGGCTGGCCTTGTTATAAGTAGGAGGAGATTAGGCTGAAAGTAATCCCGCACTATGAAAAGTTCCCAGCCCTGCTgtaccccctccccacctcaaaTCCCTCACGTCAGTTTTGCTTTAGTTTTCATATCTCACTTCTTCCGGACATCTAACAAATTGTGATTCTGGtttcttaaaacttaaaatttgttaaagGTGACTTGGGAGATTATTTAACCTAGCACCCTCATTTGATAGATTAAAAACCTGAGGTGTAGGTTAATTGACTTGCTCGAGGATACAAAGAAGTTTcactaaaagaaacaaagatttagGTTTCCTCGTTAAACTGACACTTTAATAGTGTCCCAAATTTTGGTGGTTATCTTTGATCTTCTTTGAAACAGGTAGATCGACACTTGAGAAAGCTGGATCAGGAACTGGCTAAGTTTAAAATGGAGCTGGAAGCTGATAATGCTGGAATTACAGAAATATTAGAGAGGCGTAAGTAAAATTTACAGTTTTCCATCAATGTTGGACAGTACATATGCAAACACTGAGGAGACACTTGTCCCACAGAGAATTCTCAGATGCTGTACTAGGTGGATGGTGGTGACTGGGTTGGATAGCTTGGACCCCAGCAATTGGAACTAAGAGAGATAATGCAAGACATTCCACTTACTCTTTATGAAAATAGCATATTAAGTCATTCCATTATTAAATATGCCTATGTGCTAGTAAGGTTAATGATAAgaacaaagatttaaagaaatacaactaTCTAGAAACAAGCTAACCATCTGTCATTAAAGATATTGACTTTGCCCTGTCTATTTACACACTGAAGCTTTGTGGAAGGTTATTTATTCTTCTTAAGAGCTGCCTCAAGGCTTTTCCTCAACTGTATTCCTAAGAAAGATTTTCATTGGTTCCACAGCACATCCTCTCTTTCTCAAAGAAGTGTTTCTTAAGCTTTCCCTTATCAGCAAGGAGCCATTCTAATATTTCTTTGCAAGCCTTGATTTGATATCCTGCTATAATTTATCCTTATCACTTCGTGGATTTAACTCAGGAGACTTCCCAAAATGGAGATATGAGCTCTGTTTCTTTAACCCATTTAGCATCTCTTCCAACCTAAATAGGTTATGTCCATAAAAGTAGATAGTGTCGTGCTAAGCCCAGAGTAGGCACTCACTCAACGTTAGTTGAACCAAATCAGTATTATGGCTGATTTCTCCTCAAATTTAATTAAAGGTTCCAACATGTTTTTTTTCGCTTGGTGCATTTAAACAGCAAGAACATGTACCTATTTCTACACACAGATGAAGGGTTTCTATAGAGTGTGTTAGGTTATGTATCTCTGTTTATGTACTCACTAGAAGTCAACTAGAGAAGCAACCAGGGACAAATCTATCTTGGTATCCATAGTTGCATTTTTGTATTCAAAAGTATATCCAGCACTTTAGATGATCATCTAATTTATTTGTTATACTTCTATTCTGGGGGAACCCTATTTGAGAATATTAAGTATtttgagacaaaataaaatattctatagctgctttgatttttttgaaatgcTGATAATAACTGTAACAATTCATGCCTATTCAGTACTGCAGGAAGGTTAATGAAGCATCCTCTGTAAGGACACAGACATATGAACCTAAATCGGATCAAGTTATAAAAACTGCTCTACCCTGGGCCCTGCCATAATTTCATCTCAAGGGATCAAGATAAAcccataaaatttctttaaaagtattttaaagtttcatgGTAGAGGTTCTATTTCTCACTTTTCACAAGCAAAATCCCTGCCTTCTTTTAGGAAGTCTTTACTATCCTATGTCATTTTAATGACTAGAGAATTTTCTTTCATGTAGTAATGTCCCATCACCTAATACTTTAGGATCTCCCATTAAAAGGTTCTAACTCAGCAAAAGTAGGTTGAGTTTTTGAGATCTTATCAGTAATGGAGTTAAAATATCCGTTCATCCACTTACGTGGTACCCACTGGCATGAATTCCCTAATTAGACATTAGCATACCTTCAGCCCTTTTGTACTTAAGGTGAATATTGAGAAATGGATTACTTACTGTTTAGAGAAAGGATGAAATTGGCTCAGGGTGCAGTTGGCAGTGAACCCTCTAACATGTCTGGCTAAAATGATACAGGCATATGCATCAGAACTTGCCAGTCCTCTGCTGGGTGAGGGTACACAGTGCCCATAGTTGGTTGACATGTAAGTTTCTGTGGTGACTTTTAATGGTGGTGTATCTCTGTGCCTCTCTGTTGTAGGATCTTTGGAATTAGATACTCCTTCACAGCCAGTGAACAATCACCATGCTCACTCACATACTCCAGTGGAAAGTAAGTTTGGTTTAGTGCAGCTAAAACTTTAAATACAGTTAAAACTTATTGTATTAActatatattctcttttattaGCCTTACACAACACATTGCTTTACACATTGAGAAGCAAATATCCTTCCCTTGCTTTCATTTTGTGAGATATACTTTTTATTGCAATTACTGGCAGGCTTATCTTCTTCATCTGGGAGAAGCATATTTGATTTGGGATTAGTCTGTTTTCCCTGGAATGCATAGGGGAAGAATGTATGGTACTAATAGCAACATTTATTCCATACACACAGATAAGTGATTCTCTCTAGAGAGTGTTATAACCAAGCCAAATAGTCAACTACTTGATGGTgaactctttgtctttttttatctacTTCTCCAGTGCTTAGACAACTGTTTGGCATATAATAAAGTTTCAAATGATTGGTGAGTTATTGAGTAAGTGAATCCCTAGTCAGATGGCTGGCTTGCTAGATGACTGTATTGGTGCATATTTTGACAAATCAATTGGATATGAAAGAATTTTTGATTGAAAACTATTCTCAATTGTAGATTATGTTTTGAAAACAGAATTCCGCTTGTATTATATTTGAAACCATAGTGCATCATGGGTTATTTTCAGTACTTGCtcctgaggttttttttaaatgtctaagcAGTCTGCTCCTAAAAAACAAGTGACACAGAGTTCTTTTTGTCCTGTCTTCTAAGAAAACATAATGTTCTGTATGCCATGAGGAACTCAGATCATAACTATACTGGTTTATAACTGGATGGAAGTATTATGCCTTGTCTGTAGGTCTCTGAAGTTTAAAAATACGtgaattctttatttatattcagaaaggaaatataatccAACATCTCACCATACGACAACAGATCATATCCCTGAAAAGAAGTTTAAATCTGAAGCTCTTCTGTCTACCCTTACGTCAGACGCCTCAAAGGAGAATACACTAGGTAAGTTTTTAAATATGACTGCTTGCTTCTTCTGTTTGTGTTAAAATGAGGGGAAATGAAAGCATTCAGGATTAATGAATcatacaaattctttttctggttAAAGTCTATGtatggaggaagaagaaaaatgaaaaacgtGACGTGAAAATTTTATAGtgataatgaaaatttaaatttcatgatTATACTTGTGTTGGGAAATAAGGTATTTTAAACTCACTGACATTATGTTCTTTccaaccatttttatttcttctttaattctacACAGGTTGTCGAAATAATAATTCCACGGCCTCTTCCAACAATGCTTACAATGTGAATTCGTCCCAACCTCTGGCATCCTATAATATTGGCTCATTATCTTCAGGAACTGGTGCAGGGGCAATTACCATGGCAGCAGCTCAAGCAGTTCAAGCGACAGCTCaggtaaaaaggaaaagttttggaaatagaatgTTACATTTTGTCTAAATCATTGGCCAACTCTAATAGAAACAATTAGATTTGAACAAAAGAATTTTCTTACATACAAAGTTTCGTTTTTAAATCACAGTTTTATGATAcccaacattttatttaatgaaatgaaTATGCAGAAATTACCTGATTGACAATGAAAcgtaaaaaataaattcataagtGGCCTGCGAATCCCTTCTTGTGATAATTGCTTATGATGCCCCTGTACTTGACCAAAAGCCCTAGTACCTGCTGAGACAATACTTCATCCTCTCCACCCGTTCCAGAGCAGTCTCTGTAACCTCAGAACTCAGGTTGCCTTGAGTTTGTTCACTTCTGTACAATTTATCTATATTCCAAATTAAGTTGCCCATCCTATAGTTACTTCATAACTGTGTAAAACctgattttaaatctttatagCTTCAATtacaatgatgaaaataatagtttaaataaaataatattggatAAATCAAAATAACGCTGTAACTAGTAAGACTTGAAAATCTCTATATATTGATGTATATTAATAGTATCAATGAATGTCTGTTTAAGATGAAAGAGGGACGAAGAACATCAAGTTTAAAAGCCAGTTATGAAGCATTTAAGAATAATGACTTTCAGCTGGGAAAAGAATTTTCAATGCCCAGGGAAACAGCTGGCTATTCATCATCTTCAGCACTCATGACTACGTTAACACAGAATGCCAGTTCGTCAGCAGCCGACTCACGGAGCGGGAGAAAGAGCAAGTGAGTCTCATTGTTACAGTAGCCTGCACCTTACTGAGTATGGTCTACTTGGCATCCAGCTGGGCTTCCGTATATTAAACAAAAGCAGCTTATAATCGATCAGGGTGAACTTTGGGGCAGGTGCAAAGACGTGACATTTTCATTCACACTGCTATTCTTTGAAGGGgtaaagtctttaaaaagtgtTAAGAGTCTTtacacttttaaagattttttaacttAGATTAAATTAGATTTGTTAATAAATTGCTtctgtttactttcttttgttcattgcaATAAGCCATTTTATGGAACTTTTTTCACTTATAACCCATATATTTATAAGTCATGTATTTCAAGGTAAATTAATgcataaaatacaaattacatcctgggaatttttttaaaataagattcttCATTTTGATTAAGAGCAAGTTGTCTTAATGGTCTCATGTCCCAAAAATTGAAATTATGGAAATTTTGAATATGACACTTTTAGGATGATtttatgaactttaaaaatggaaacttaaCAGCATTTGGCACCATGTCTCCCAGATATCTGCATCTGCTAGGTGTTTTTACATAGTGAAAGCTCAAATGCTAGGCCAAAAGAATTAATTACCTAGTaattgtattataatttattttttaatgtattgtattttctCTAAGTAAATCCCTAAAAGAATGATCAGTGTAAAGTTACCACAAAAGTGCTAAATATCTTAAAACTTAATTCATCTTATTGACTCAAATTTATTGTAACTGCTGATgataaatttctgtattttaaaaattcattagtgtattttaaaattgtgaattttaaCACTCTGTTTCCTGTCCTACATAGGTAAGTGTTCACATGTCGCTTGATGGTCATGATAAttttcaccaaatgcttgtgtgtatttgtgttttagattTTGATGAAGGGTATTCACTTTGCTTGAAAATATACAGAATGTCTGTAAGGTAGCCATGACTTATATTAATTCTTAAAAGTACTACCTGTAATTTATGTCAGGGTAAGTAGTGACtgattagaaaattattttaaaaaccttgaaatattttgaaagaattttctttaaacacCTTTAttctgcagaaaacaaaaaatctcaaacaaaaacCATTATGAAAAATGTTACTCTTTGTTGCTCTAAACAATTGTGTTTTCAAATCTGTTTATCTGATTTCTTCAACTTAGTGTTAAACATTACTTTATACATTTGATGTCATTTCATTTCTTACCACTTATTCAGGAGGTGTTCTCAGGTAGCTTCTTCTGGATGCTAAGCAATAAAACTGGTACTGTCATTTCAGAAACAACAACAAGTCTTCAAGCCAGCAATCatcgtcttcctcctcctcctcctccttatcGTCGTGTTCT contains the following coding sequences:
- the ING3 gene encoding inhibitor of growth protein 3 isoform X1 is translated as MLYLEDYLEMIEQLPMDLRDRFTEMREMDLQVQNAMDQLEQRVSEFFMNAKKNKPEWREEQMASIKKDYYKALEDADEKVQLANQIYDLVDRHLRKLDQELAKFKMELEADNAGITEILERRSLELDTPSQPVNNHHAHSHTPVEKRKYNPTSHHTTTDHIPEKKFKSEALLSTLTSDASKENTLGCRNNNSTASSNNAYNVNSSQPLASYNIGSLSSGTGAGAITMAAAQAVQATAQMKEGRRTSSLKASYEAFKNNDFQLGKEFSMPRETAGYSSSSALMTTLTQNASSSAADSRSGRKSKNNNKSSSQQSSSSSSSSSLSSCSSSSTVVQEISQQTTVVPESDSNSQVDWTYDPNEPRYCICNQVSYGEMVGCDNQDCPIEWFHYGCVGLTEAPKGKWYCPQCTAAMKRRGSRHK
- the ING3 gene encoding inhibitor of growth protein 3 isoform X2, which gives rise to MDQLEQRVSEFFMNAKKNKPEWREEQMASIKKDYYKALEDADEKVQLANQIYDLVDRHLRKLDQELAKFKMELEADNAGITEILERRSLELDTPSQPVNNHHAHSHTPVEKRKYNPTSHHTTTDHIPEKKFKSEALLSTLTSDASKENTLGCRNNNSTASSNNAYNVNSSQPLASYNIGSLSSGTGAGAITMAAAQAVQATAQMKEGRRTSSLKASYEAFKNNDFQLGKEFSMPRETAGYSSSSALMTTLTQNASSSAADSRSGRKSKNNNKSSSQQSSSSSSSSSLSSCSSSSTVVQEISQQTTVVPESDSNSQVDWTYDPNEPRYCICNQVSYGEMVGCDNQDCPIEWFHYGCVGLTEAPKGKWYCPQCTAAMKRRGSRHK